From the Cucumis sativus cultivar 9930 chromosome 5, Cucumber_9930_V3, whole genome shotgun sequence genome, the window gaggaaaactGCATGATACGTACTTTGGCCTGTTTTTTAATTCATGGGATGATCGCTCAGTGGTCATTTCTCCATGAAGTTGAGGTCACTGGATCCCATGCTTCTCTTATTTACTGTAATAACTATAACTGTGAATCTTGATTTCAGTGTTATTACTGTTCCTTTGTGATTATGGGGCAGgtataaagaaagagaacgTGTTATGGAAACCTTTGAGAGAGATCTACATCTGCCTGTTACTTGTGTTGATGCAGTTGACCAATTTCTTAGCAAGCTTAAAGGTGTCACAGATCCTgaggttaaaagaaaaataattggaaaggaattcatttctatttttgattCATTTGGCCATGACCTAGAACTTAAAATTGGTAAGAAGCCTTCATACTTGGTCCAAGGCACATTGTATCCTGATGTAATTGAATCTTGCCCACCACCTGGATCTGGAAAAACTCACTCCCACACAATCAAAAGTCATCATAACGTTGGAGGACTTCCCAAGGACATGAAACTGAAACTTATTGAGCCACTTAAACTCCTCTTTAAGGATGAGGTAATGGTCTTGACCTTTTACAATGcttgtttttggtttatatCACATTCtgtatttattgatatttgaaaattcatttcTTAAGGTACGCCAACTTGGGAAAATATTGAATGTTCCTAATGCATTTCTAAAGCGTCATCCTTTTCCTGGGCCTGGCCTTGCTGTACGGGTGTTGGGCGATGTAACAGAAGGCAATGCATTAGAAGTTCTTCGCCAGGTAAGACAAAACTTTGAGTTGTTTGGAGACAAAACTGTTGCTTTTCCAGtttgtgaaaaaatatttagtttgcTGTAATTATCCTTGCAGGTTGATGAGATTTTTATTCAATCAATCAAGGATGCTGGGCTTTATGATTCGATATGGCAGGCATTTGCAGTGTTTTTACCTATAAAATCAGTTGGAGTTCAAGGTGATCAAAGGACCCATTCTCATGTTGTTGCTTTGAGAGCTGTTACAAGTCAAGATGGAATGACTGCAGATTGGTAAAAATCCTTGGACCCTGTTCACTATACGAAACTATGTTGAATACTGTATTTTGCTCCTAGCTTCAAGTGGGGATGCAAAgttaaattgacaaaattagtaCAACTATGTAGGCCTCCATGTGATGTAGCTTTTGTTAATTCGTGTTTGTTCTACATCTCCTTTCAATAGAAACTAACTAAATTCTTTGCATTTTATAATCTCTGGTGGTAGTTTCTCGTATTTTCTATCTTGAATATGTTCCCCCACTCCGCTCCATGCTCATGGACTCTTGCATGATGTTCCATTATGCCTCAACTCCctctttgttgttttctttttttttgcatcATAGTGTATATTTATTGATTGAATAATCTGTTTTCAATCTCTTATAAAGTCTGGGATATTGACCATTCAGGTTTAATTTTGAGCACCAGTTCCTGGATAATGTGTCGAGAAAAATCTGCAATAGTGTTCGAGGCGTAAACCGGGTTGTTCAAGACATTACATCGAAACCTCCATCAACAATTGAATGGGAATGAGATCTCTGCTCCAAGTTTTGGTCTTGATCATGGAAACCTGATcgtttaaataatttagtctATGCTTGGTTGTCTTGTGGTAATGTAGCTGAATTTTATCgaagttattattttatagattaaTAAAATAGCAGGATTTAGCCATCGTAGATCAATCTTCTACCAAACTGTTCGAAGGAACACAGGGCAGAGTTGAGGTTGCATAGCTTCATTTGTTGAAGTAATGATCAATCTGTGAGTACCAGCTCTTTGCCATTGAATTGTGATGCTAGAAGTGTGTTTGGATTGACTCAATGtttaaaaaagtgtttataacaaaaaaaaaaaaagtacaagaTTTAGAGAGTCCTTCCAAATGTACcattaattttaatcataGTATGATTGTGGAAACATATACTTGAGAACACATGTTCTCATGTTCATTTATAAAGTTGTCaatcttaaaataattcaattgcTTAGACATTCTTTTAATCGGGTGCATTTTATCCAGAGTTGTAAAGTttattgtgaaaaataaattgagtaATATGAAGTTACtcataaatatgaaaagttgagatagattataaaagaaatataaaaatatagaattacTGAATTGTTTAGTTTAGGTCCCTTTTACGACCAtcttgttttctgtttttaaaagttaacttTGGCGTTAGGCTTAAAAGATGTTGGGCTGAGTTCTTTGTAGAAGGGTGTTTACATTGTCCACATTACATTGTTTACtttatacacatttttttaaagctaaTAACAAGTCAGtaatatttagaaagttgataacacaaatgaaacaaaatccTAAGTCCTTAATTTGGACTTCTGTGGATAAGAGATTATATCCTGAGAAATCTATACGCGCgtctttaaactttaaaagaaaaattgcaatcCAAAATTTACAACATGACTCTCACATCTGCCAAAATTATAGattacttaaataaaaatatagcacTTTATTAAACCatacttcaaaattcatttaagATGGAATTATCCATTAAGTCCTTTTTTCATCATTCAATACGAACTTCTCATTTGCTTGTTTCTCATCAAGAAGTGACATGAGTTTTGGAGCTTGACATATCTATCCGCATTCAAATATTAAAGCAGCTTAAAATTTGTAGGTTGACCATAAaaggacaaaaataaaacaaaatccgCAATAATTTCCCTGTTGAAATGGTTGGGGGTAGGTGTTCCATCCACAAATTGGGCAGGAGAAAATAGGACCATTCTTCACCTAGTGACTCGGTACGCCTGCATAACACGATAAACAGCTCTAGATAAATTTTCCTACAGgtaaaattaatacatttcGAATTTGAGAATTAATTTCTAATGAGCAGTTCTTAAATCTTCTTAGTTCAGGCCACAGTGGAAACCCAGGGAATTGGGCCATGTGCATAATGGATGAAAAAGTACCACTAAACCTTGCCTTTACTTCAATAAAACCTCAAATCTTCTAAAAGTTGCAGTATTACCATTTACATacatatttcaaaactatacATGTGGctttccaaatttcttttctaGGTCATGGCCAGACCATTCTATTGCccaattttcataaaaaaaaattaatggatTTCTAATCCAAGGAGTAGTCACGAGACATTTATGGATCAAGAGTAATACTACAACTTCTGAAAAATATGAGTATTTTTAAGCAAATGGCAAAGTGAGTTCACTCTTTGTAATTTAgccaaaataattttaagagtCGTTAAGACAAACACATACCTTGACCCTCTTCAATAAATCTTTGGCATTGCTATCATTTTTGAAGTGATCTCGTACGGGCTGCAGATGGAATGAAATCAATCATAGCTTTATAGGTAGCTGAGGGTAATAAGAATCAAGTAAATTCCTAGCTGTATTACTACCCTTTTCACTGAAAAGTTGTTtgtattttcatgaaaatatgAAGCTTCTTAAGTTATGCTTAGATGTTTAACGTTTCGTCAGATGAAATTGCAAGAACGTGAATAAATGCTAAAGAAACCATATGTGTCAGGAGGAGAAGACACAACGGTTGACTTAGCACTAGCCAAACTCCAAAGTACTGAATTGATGGTTATTTATGGCTTTCTAGTCTCTACCAACGGCATCATAGACCAATTTGCATTTTGCAATTAGGTACTCATGATGATCTAATAAGATTGTTTGCACAAAAACCATAATAGTGTATTGTACTGTAGTAAAGCAAAGTGATGACTACAACCAATTCCAATAACAGTATGTACTCATGGAATAATATTGTGCAGAAATGACATACCTCCAATATCTTATTCAAAGCCTTAGACAACGCTGGTTTGAGATCACCTGGATGCAGTTCTCCTGCTGCGTAGTCAGAAACCAATTCTTCGAAGGTTGAGAAGGTCCTgcaatatttcaaaacaataaatgaatAGGAGGTCACAGCatattttataactaaaatttaggATCGTGATATAGGAGgagaaagaaacaagaataaatttataaatctcCTCAAACTTACTTATTTCCACCATGATCTGCATTTCGTTCCACGGTGAACTCCTTGAACCAAGGGAAAATAAGGTACTTTATGTATTCTAAGCATGGATTCCCTTCCACGATCAATGGAGGGCAATATGCTTTCTTTATCTTTAAATTCACTTCTGCCTAATGTGGCCAGATGAACAAGTTAGAAAACAGATCTACAATATCACAAGCTAGCCTCAGAATCAAACACTCGGTCAAGTCAGCCTATAACTATACACAATCATAAGAATAAAGATGTAATTTTTATTCCCCTCTGCACCTGGGATTCTTATTTAGATCTATCAAACCTACACGCTAGCAAAACTGCACCGCCACCCTAACTTCCTCTACACATGGGATGCTCAATTTCCCCTCTAATGCCTTACCTCATCGTCTTCCATAAATATAGAGGATGATGGATCACTTTTAGACATCTTCTCCTGCCCCTGCTGTAAGCCCGGCAACATATCTGCATCCACCATTGACATCACATTAATTTGCTAATATCACAAGCATCAGCAAGATTAATAAGAACTGATGACTTAAGAGCATACGATGTGATAGGATGATAGGCTTGTTTTTCCTCTTGATGTCATCGCAATACTCTCTTGCAAGGACATTTACTTTCCGTTGATCCATTCCCAGTTGACAGATGTCAGCCTGTTGCAATGGAATGGAACATCTGGTTaacaaaaaatcattaaaatctcGCCGTACATTCCAGCATATAACGAAATAGACAACCTATATCACCATGAACTTTTAATTGCcacacaaatatattatgcagCATTCATACCAAGTGACATCTTTGTCTCCTTATGATATGAGGAGAAAAATGCATGTCAACAAACTACATGAaagttgaaagagaaaaaaccttcaggaaaaaaatgtcagcACATTGCATGCATGGGTAGAGAATTTGAGCAGCAGTCAATTCATCCTGTTCATTTCTTCCCATAATTTGGCTACACCTGCAGAGGGGGGATGGAGGACAGGAAGCAAACCATGAGCCAATATTATTGCAGAATGCAGATTAAACATAAGTACACAACGAGCACCTTTCAGAAATATATACCTAATTATCCTTGGAAGCTTGTTTCTCCTAGCGATATCCATTACAAGGGGCCAGTATTCCCCTGCCCTAGAGTTAATCTCCTTTGAAGACCACAAAAATTCAACCTTACCTCCTTCCAGATCCATCCCAACTGCTTTCCATATCTCAATTAGATAACGGCCAACAGTCTCGATTTTCTTCAGATCACCCCCCATTTTGTTGTTGAGCTGAGCAAACCAATCTGCAATCCAGATTTTCACTCTGCACCCAGCAGAAGTAAGCTTGTTGACATTTATTGCCTTCATCACTCCCTGTGTAAGGGAACAAAGGCACATAAATCAGCAATTCATATTCAACGGACACTTGGGTGGGGGAAACTCACTTGGAAATTATTCAATTTCCATTACGTTTTAgactaaactaaaaattgcttggtccccttttttttttctgctgAAATTCATGTTGTGAACAGGGTAGATTGCCACAGAAAATCAAAACCCAATTCACTTAGTCTATAGCTACCGTTTCGAATTAAAACGCAACACAATTCATTGAAATACAACAACTTAAGGACCCAACTCAAAGATTCCTGTAAAATTTACCTGAGCAATATGCATTCTCCCAGATGGTTCGAACCCATCATAGCACACTGGTTCCGGCTTCTTATCAAGCAAGTTCCGCAGCTCATCTTCTTGAATACACTCTTCCCCAACACTTCTAACAATTTGGTACTTCTCCTCCAAACTCAATCTGTAGAAAAATACAGTACAAGTCATGTAAATTCCAATTCAGATGCAAATCAAGGGAGAAATGGATACGAAAACAATAAGTGTCAAACACAAAAACTTCATACTGGTTTGAAGAGTTGGATGAACAAGCCGGCTCCTGAACTTTCGCGTCTGAGACTGAGAGGGACTGTAAGTCCTCGGATGGAGCTTGCGTAGGTGCTTCTGTCGCCATTGAAGCCACTGCTTGGAACCTTTTGATTTGaatgaattttcaaatcaaaatgaatttgaaatctcGTCTTGATCcaaaatatttgcaatttcAGGATTTGAGTGTGGCTGCCGCAAGGAGTTAGGTTTAGAAAAAACTTGATTGGGTGGCGATGGCGGCTGCCATGGGTAAAAACtgataaaatgaagaatacaCACCTCTctagggtttttctttttcttttttttgttttggttctttgtgaatttacaaatataaaacaaaatttaaactgtTTACTttttgtataataaaaaaatattttcacacGTTATGGAGTTATCCTTCTTCACCTTCAAACCAAATGTGATACACCCACGTTTGTTCACCATCCAAAATAGACCATCGAAATCAATCCGCATCGAAATCAATCCGTATTTACAGTCGATGCTCACTCCAATCGAGCCTACACTTCTCCAATAAAAAACCGAATGTTTCTTTCATTGTATTTGCATAAATTCTCGCTTTCTTTCTAGCTATGTTGTTCGGCTACCTAtctctttttctactttcttctttttacgATCTTCAAAcctaaaagaataatattgaaataattataagaacACCGTTGAGGCacgaaacaaaaagaattctACCTCTAGATAAGTTTAATTATGGAGAAACACTATTAGCAACACAGTGGTTGTGTTTGATCTCTTGGAGTTCATTTGGACTAGAGAGATGAATATGATGTCGTTAAAACGTTGACTCCTTGTCTATTTTAAAAGGTCAAGATGTTCTAATTGTGATTGTAAATGTCACAATAGTAATTAAAAGTTCATCAAgattttctaattataatttaattttatcacgGTCTACTTTGTCTATCTTGGACAAATAACAACAgagttattattgttttttatctcaaatagTCAATGTATAGTTTAATACatgttattctttttattttccatcttctaTTTCagctttttcatcttcttgaACTTCAATTTATTATGTCTTCAAGTGTATAATGGAAagtaagaattttaaaattcttggATAGTAATTTGGGATAAGAAATCGGTAGAAAAATAGATGATTCTCATCATCTATCATACACAAATATAGAccactatatattatatatagtgatagaaatggtttgaaaaatattaaaaacatcatATTCAACTTCATACACATGCTAGATAACAAAGAttgtgatatatttttgtctatCCCATAGACAGAAATAGATTTATAacaatctattttttttttacttaaaaaatacattattataattacacACAACTGAGTTTGAAATTGTtggaattttaaattgttagatattttactaaattgtgatatatattaaaaaaataactaattctTTAACATAATTCGACAATAAAATATGAGTATagttaaaatcaaaataaaaaaataaaatacgaGTATAGGTACCATGGTAGTTGTTTGTTCGATTTCTTACACTCtcgaaaattaaattattttaaagactTCGATCGTTTGAAGATATAAACATAACTTTAGTAACATTCACGCATTTTGGTTCTTCAAAGTAATTATGTGCATTCAATCGTATGGTCAAATACTATAGACTTGATCACATTCGTATAAATCAATATACATGTAAGTTCACCTCTATGAacgtgtttttttttttttttttgtaaaattttgcaCAATTACactcaattaaaattttcaattaattttcttcttttaaacacTTGAGCCTTGGCCAGAGTTAAATtctaataatttgaaatcattttctttaaattaaatcattagattttaaataatttaaaaatccaaaaggaaagaacatttcctttgattttacACGTGAGAGGaattactttatttgaaaaactatgATAGCatttgagagttttttttttctatatatatattattcaactATATATTGAAGGgaattaaattatacaaataacCTTCAAGGTATTATCAACAAATAAGAGgcaaattataactttttgaaagtttgaactAAGTGTTTCAAACGCAAACGAtaatcttttaacttttatgtaCAAAGACTCTCGAgacattttataataatacaGACATAcaatattcatttataattaattacattatttgTTCCTATGTAATTAGTAATTacgatgttttttttttttttttttgccttgtttgataaaatcatGTCGTCCAACTATCTACAACAACAAtgacttaattatttttacattgCCAAACTAGATCTTTCAATTTACCAAAACGAGCTTATTTTATtgacaaaaaataagaaaaaattaaatatcgtAGAGGAGAGAGACAACTATCGTcgataattattttatataattttttacttttcgaGTTTAATACAAACTTCATCTTTACGTatatctatcttttttttttacatttatcgCTTAACTTTGTATTCTCATCCTAATCTAATTTTCATGTTTGTTGAATAATTTCACCTTAAAATTATAtaccaaaaacacaaaatccTCAACTACTATAATATACAACAAACAACCTTTGCTTTTAACACGGGAATTTGCatgcatttatttatatatatcatatgtcATAACACATAAAATTAAGAACCATATTGTATACTTACCTGGCCTTTTCTATGCTCACATTAAACTTTTAGgaatatataaagtaaaaatttatagaaatatgaTTAATAGACACATAtacatatcaaataaatttttacaCTACTTTAATTTAACTAGCTGTAACTAATTtggtataaaataaaatttaactagTCGTAACaggtataaaataaaaatataatttttgtgaaaatgtgaaaaaataaaagactcatttacaaatttaaatatattattcacCATGAGATATTGATATTTCATAGACGGGAGTAATGACCTTTGATCAACTGCGTGTATAAAATATCAAGCTATATcaattagtattttaaaaataaatttgtttaatcatCCCAAATCAACAAGAGTAACCTATAACAAACACATCTAAaagataaatacaaaaatgaaacgaGTTCCAACTAAGATactgatttatattttaaccaactaaaaatattaaaaaccaaacaaaaagaacaaaataaattaggcaaaacaaaactattgttaatttacaaaagaatCTATCTCAATTAACCTACAAATGCCAAAGATGTTTACGGTTTAtagttgaattatttttaaaaaattgctaatctaaaaactatatttaagcaccttaataataaaattagcaAAAACGGATGGCTCAATCCGTTAGTATAAACCGACAAAGATGatcaaaattgaataaacACGTTAGTTAACTAAACCGAATAGAAAAGGCGGGAACATGACTCCAAATTTTGTGGACGGGGCTAagcataaatataaaaaagtacaAACCCTTCTTCTGCAAAAAGcaaatcaaaaaaattaaatgacataaataaattgaaaaaaagaggaagaacaaagaagagagagaggaactttttcttttgttatttttaaaaatttttcttcaatatttttcttcaaatcaaacacaTTGTTTCGTTGTCTCTGAATTTTCGGACCGGATTTGTGGCTCATACCTTACCTGAATTTTCTTTTCGagtttcttctccatttttccCTTTAGCAAATCGACCTGGAGCTTTGTATTTTCCGGtcctaatttttgtttcttttttcttgcttttttttttttttctcgtttCAGTCGGGCCCCTTTGACGCAAAAATTTTCAGGTTTTCAAGAAATCTTTCTGGATAATCTCATTTTGTTCATGGTGTCAAAGGTACCGTTTCTGAACTATTGCTAAGGATGCGTGTCGATCTGTTTTAGCTTATTTATCAGCTGATACACGGGTTTTTGTAGACCCATTTCGATTATCTTTTGGGTTCTTTAggttacatttcattttttcaccTCATAATTTGAATGTTCTAGCTCCTGTGTCATTGGGTTGTGATTGTAGAGCGATTTGAGCAAGGAAATGGAGACATTGTGTATggcatttttattttttgttctttgggggggggggggggggggggtgttGATAAGGATAGTTAAATTCCACTCAGTTCTGTTCGTAGGGAATAATTCTTGGGTATTCTAGGGCAGTAGTTATTTACTTGAAACATGGTGTAGCTggggttttaaaatttaatgaacaGGTAAAAGTTGTGGAAATTTGATATCTAATAAAAGGATTGGTTGGCAGGTTGGCCGTAGCTGAAATTTGGGTGGCAACTGGCAATGTTTCCTCAGTTTCTCATCAGCATTTCACAGGTTGTTTCTTGAATGCCTATCTCTTCTTATAGTCTCTCTCAGcaagataaaaggaaaatttcccttgtttttaaaaaacgacATAATggatttatatagaaaaacgATTCTTTTTAATCGATGAACAACATTGCATGACTTCGGTGGTTTGGTATGAGTGAAGACATAAAGGTGCATCTCTTTTCAGTGCATACAATAGTTAATGTGGTATGGTATTTTTTTAGCTCCATGTTTGCCTGGATTGTGGAAAGAGTAGATCCTTGAGGATTTTGTTATGAACATACCCTTCGAGCTGTACTCGGCTGGTTCAGAAGTTCTGGTGAATGGCTGAATGTAAGTCTCTTTGTTTATCTGAAGTTTTTTGCATATTAgatattatgttttttctcATATCCATATTTAACCTTAAGTTATCTTTAATATTAGCCAAACTGAAATTGGAGCTGGTGGAGTGGTTAAATTGTATGCTCCCCCATATAAATTTGCCACTGGATGCTTCAGATGAGGAATTGAGACTATGCTTGAGTGATGGAAGTGTGTTATGCAGCATATTGGATAAACTATGCCCTGGTGCAGTTCAGGTTCGATGGCATTTGATGGCcttttttcattacttttctgttcttatatattttttcagtGTAATAATTTGTTCacatttattatcattatcattatcattatcatttttttttaaatattggtttcttaaatttattttcttttctttaggGAGGCAATTCTAAGCCCATCACTCCTGATATCGAGAGGTTTCTGATAACTTTGGATGAATTAGGACTTCCTGGCTTTGAACCTTCTGCCTTGGAGCAGGTAAGTACTTTAGTTTGATGCAATTTAGTCCAACTGTGACATATAATACCTTCATTTTCTGTGATACAGATGATGTAAATTGTGGGAATACTTGTAGTTGTCTTTTATCTCATTCTCAGTTGAGTGAGTTAATTTTAACTTGTGGGGCTGTTTGGGCCACTGACTTATCTCAAAGCCAACATTAAAACAACTCCAACTAAGCTAAAACAATGCCTATCATAGTCACAAAAACCAGCCAACAAAAGTAGTTTTGTCCAGCCATAAGAATTTTGTGCAGTTCgtcacatatatttttaactattagAAGGTATTAAAtcatcattcaaaattttaaagttaaatttgattgGTAAAAGTTGGGGGGGCTTGACCTTCAATTGTAAATGgatcatttgaatttgatgtCATATGACTTTTATCTAGAAGAAAAATCTGGTTTTGTGTGATAAACTTGTGATCCTTTGCAGCATTCTTGTGTAATCTGACTAGGTTCTTATAATCATACATCCATTCCTATAAAAActgaaaacatataattatggGGGTTCATCATTTATCACAATTGCAGCTGACTTGCCAACAAAACAAGACCTTAGTTGGGTTTTGTATTTATGTCGAATGAATCAGTTTCATGGCTTAAATATTGAAAGCTTTTATAGAATGAAATCTGATCAGGTATTATATGCAGGGATCTATTGCACCAGTTTTGCACTGTCTGAGCACACTTCGAGCTTCCTTTGATTTGAGTGTTGGGGA encodes:
- the LOC101217911 gene encoding uncharacterized protein LOC101217911 — protein: MDPKEVKSDLVLILDFGSQYTHLITRRIRSLSVFSLCISGTSSLKAITDLNPQVVILSGGPHSVHACDSPSFASGFVEWAEANGVYVLGICYGLQLIVQRLGGVVEVGEKQEYGRMEIEVEKANGLYGTKRVGDRQVVWMSHGDEVAKLPQGFEVVARSQQGAVAAVENHSKRFYGLQYHPEVTHSPEGMETLRYFLFDVCGITANWKMENLLDEEINIIKETVGPDDHVICALSGGVDSTVAATLVHKAIGDRLHCVFVDNGLLRYKERERVMETFERDLHLPVTCVDAVDQFLSKLKGVTDPEVKRKIIGKEFISIFDSFGHDLELKIGKKPSYLVQGTLYPDVIESCPPPGSGKTHSHTIKSHHNVGGLPKDMKLKLIEPLKLLFKDEVRQLGKILNVPNAFLKRHPFPGPGLAVRVLGDVTEGNALEVLRQVDEIFIQSIKDAGLYDSIWQAFAVFLPIKSVGVQGDQRTHSHVVALRAVTSQDGMTADWFNFEHQFLDNVSRKICNSVRGVNRVVQDITSKPPSTIEWE
- the LOC101218148 gene encoding tyrosine--tRNA ligase 1, cytoplasmic gives rise to the protein MATEAPTQAPSEDLQSLSVSDAKVQEPACSSNSSNQLSLEEKYQIVRSVGEECIQEDELRNLLDKKPEPVCYDGFEPSGRMHIAQGVMKAINVNKLTSAGCRVKIWIADWFAQLNNKMGGDLKKIETVGRYLIEIWKAVGMDLEGGKVEFLWSSKEINSRAGEYWPLVMDIARRNKLPRIIRCSQIMGRNEQDELTAAQILYPCMQCADIFFLKADICQLGMDQRKVNVLAREYCDDIKRKNKPIILSHHMLPGLQQGQEKMSKSDPSSSIFMEDDEAEVNLKIKKAYCPPLIVEGNPCLEYIKYLIFPWFKEFTVERNADHGGNKTFSTFEELVSDYAAGELHPGDLKPALSKALNKILEPVRDHFKNDSNAKDLLKRVKAYRVTR